The stretch of DNA CCCCCCTGTTGTTGGTGAATTGGAAATTCCGGGGATTGGCCTTACCTCAATGTTTGTACCAGCATCGGGGGGTTTAGCTGATTGTAATCCATTCCTGAAACGACTCTTCGTCAAGGTTTCGCCCACTGAGGACAATGACGATATCACCTTCACCATCCAGTCTGACGTTTCCTGAAAGCAGCGCCGCTGTTGTGATTGCCCCGGACGGCTCAGTTCGTAAACCGTGAACTTTATACAGCCACTTCATCGCCTGCTGTGTCGCAGCATCGGGGATAGAGACTGCTTGGGGGACGTGCTGCTGTAAGATTGGCCAGTTGTGCTCTCCGACATCGTAGGAGAGCAAGCCATCGCAAATACTGGTCGGCCGTTCGACGCGTATGCGGTGGCCGGCTTTGAGTGATTGGCAGAAATCGTCGGCTCCTTCGGGCTCCACGCCTATGATTTTTGCTTGCGGAAAACCGTCGGCGATTGCTAATGCATGGCCAGCCATCAGTCCGCCTCCACTGACTTGGCAGAAAAATTGCGAGACATCGCGCCCCACTGCGCGCAGTTCGTTAACGATTTCAAGCCCCCCCACTCCGTTTCCGGCAATCACATAGGGATCGTCATACGGCGAGGCTTGGATCGCCCCTTCTTCCTCTGCGATCTCGCGGGTCAGCCGGTCGCGTTCACCCGTTAGGTGGTCCTGGGAAATATCATAGGTGCGGATTTCCGCGCCAAAAGAACGTGTCAGGTCAAACTTCACACGTGCGGCGCTGTCCGGCATGATCACCACGACTCGTTTTTCAAATCGCATTCCAGCAAACGAAATGCCCGATGCAAAATTTCCCGAAGAGTGAGCGACAACGGAGCGTTGGCCGATGCGTTCCAGGTTGTTCGACATCCAATTCAGGGCACCGAGCAGTTTGAATGATCCCACTGGAGTCCACCCATAATCCTTCAACCAAACGCGGCGACTACTTGGTAGCCCAAGCTTCTTCTCCAGTGCGTAAGAACGAATGAGCGGGACGGGAGAAACATGGTTGCGGATCACATCTTCCGCTTCGCGGACGTCGTTGATCGTTGCGATTCGGATAGACATCGCCTTCTCCTTGCTTCTCGCGCAATCAGTAGGACAAGTTTAGGATTTGCCTGAGGTGGGTAGAACCGGTTACCAAACTGCTAACTCACCGCATCTTTCCGCAGAACTTCGGCGCTGTGACCGGGGTGAAAAGAAGCCTCGGGTGATGAGTCGCCCAGCGAATCGTTGTGCGGCAATTTCTTAAGTTGAAAGCCGAGGGCAGGTGTTAGACCGCGATCCATTGTTGGAATAGTTCGTTCAGCTTGGCTTCTTGGGGTGTGCCGACATGCAGGACGACGCGATAGCGCAGGTCGAGCGTTTCTCCTTCCGACATCGTCCAAGGCGACTTGAGGAAAGCCAACGGTGACGGAGAAAGATGACCGTAGTCCCGCGTGAACCAGGGGCAGTTGCCTCCGAAATTGTCTGGGTGATTCATGATGCAAATCCCTTCGACCAAATCCGGCCGCAACTTTCGCTTGCCGAAATAACCACACCAATCCGCGGTTTTTCCATAGGTGCCTTTGGCGTTGATGTCTCCGTGGGAGTTCATCAGCGTTCCGCCATAGGCGGGCGAGATGTCCGAGGCGGCCCGCATGGCAAAGAACGAGTGTTTCGCCCGCTTGATGGAGATATCTTCTATGGCGGTGATGCCAAACTCGCAATCGATCCAGATTTGTGAATCATGGGGACGCGTAACTGTGTATTGACGCACATCTTTGAGCGGAGTGCTGCCGGGGCGAGTCCATTCGCATTTTTCGTTGAAGGTCACCGAGGTATCGGTCTGATTCTCGGTGTCCAATGCCAATTCGACAGAACGAATTTGACCTGTCTTCAAGGCATTGTCCCCCCAGTAGTTCCCTCCGTTGAGTGGGTCGCAGCCTAACCACAAACTGCGATGATGCGGGTAGGGGAGAGCGCTCTCTGTAGTTAACGGCAACCCTGACTTGGGGCCGTTTAATGGATAAAAGTAGGGATACTTCAAATTCGACTGCGCGCGATATGAGAGGATTGGCAAATTGTCATAGCGCACAATGAGATTCGAATGATTGCAATACGCCGTGAGTCCATTGGCTTCGGGAACCGGTTGCGGGTAATCGA from Symmachiella dynata encodes:
- a CDS encoding PmoA family protein, whose amino-acid sequence is MLTRRKMIAKSLGAASVSGIALAGMFSPELLAIDYPQPVPEANGLTAYCNHSNLIVRYDNLPILSYRAQSNLKYPYFYPLNGPKSGLPLTTESALPYPHHRSLWLGCDPLNGGNYWGDNALKTGQIRSVELALDTENQTDTSVTFNEKCEWTRPGSTPLKDVRQYTVTRPHDSQIWIDCEFGITAIEDISIKRAKHSFFAMRAASDISPAYGGTLMNSHGDINAKGTYGKTADWCGYFGKRKLRPDLVEGICIMNHPDNFGGNCPWFTRDYGHLSPSPLAFLKSPWTMSEGETLDLRYRVVLHVGTPQEAKLNELFQQWIAV
- a CDS encoding threonine ammonia-lyase, translating into MSIRIATINDVREAEDVIRNHVSPVPLIRSYALEKKLGLPSSRRVWLKDYGWTPVGSFKLLGALNWMSNNLERIGQRSVVAHSSGNFASGISFAGMRFEKRVVVIMPDSAARVKFDLTRSFGAEIRTYDISQDHLTGERDRLTREIAEEEGAIQASPYDDPYVIAGNGVGGLEIVNELRAVGRDVSQFFCQVSGGGLMAGHALAIADGFPQAKIIGVEPEGADDFCQSLKAGHRIRVERPTSICDGLLSYDVGEHNWPILQQHVPQAVSIPDAATQQAMKWLYKVHGLRTEPSGAITTAALLSGNVRLDGEGDIVIVLSGRNLDEESFQEWITIS